A genomic window from Gossypium hirsutum isolate 1008001.06 chromosome D12, Gossypium_hirsutum_v2.1, whole genome shotgun sequence includes:
- the LOC107916992 gene encoding agamous-like MADS-box protein AGL13 produces MGKRRTEMKLIENEKARKRVFEKRRTNLLKKAKELSILCDIKLLLIIYEHGKEKAEIWPHNNVEAEQIIEWFKQRRIDKTACDSSASKRRRFGDKFDISDHKNMINHYSENQLRKLIFELDAKIAAVMNANQSKQVLKGGPGSPKNKGKGKEAVIYQEPIETPQHQSFQTYWPKKNFISYPEYENSSNIPYLPLPVHYVDPSSIQPPYKNANSSMGYYGPNVHPVLPCIYYPMMPGFPPQMNASDLGFFPPIN; encoded by the coding sequence ATGGGCAAACGTAGGACGGAGATGAAGCTGATAGAGAATGAGAAGGCTCGTAAGAGAGTTTTCGAAAAGagaaggactaatttgttaaagaaGGCCAAGGAGTTATCAATTCTTTGTGATATCAAGCTACTGCTCATCATCTATGAACATGGTAAAGAAAAAGCTGAGATTTGGCCCCATAATAATGTGGAAGCTGAACAAATCATCGAGTGGTTCAAGCAGCGGCGTATTGACAAAACAGCTTGTGATTCTTCCGCAAGTAAGAGGAGAAGATTTGGTGACAAATTTGATATATCGGATCACAAGAATATGATCAATCACTACTCTGAGAATCAACTTCGAAAGTTGATTTTCGAATTGGATGCAAAGATTGCTGCTGTTATGAACGCAAATCAATCAAAACAGGTTCTTAAGGGAGGACCTGGATCACCAAAGAACAAGGGGAAGGGAAAGGAAGCTGTTATCTACCAAGAACCGATTGAAACCCCACAACACCAGAGTTTTCAGACATATTGGccaaagaaaaattttattagCTATCCTGAGTACGAAAATAGTAGTAATATTCCGTATCTTCCATTGCCGGTTCATTATGTTGATCCATCTTCGATACAACCACCTTACAAGAATGCTAATTCCTCGATGGGTTACTACGGCCCTAACGTTCACCCTGTTCTTCCATGCATTTATTATCCAATGATGCCTGGTTTTCCCCCTCAGATGAATGCTTCAGACTTGGGTTTCTTTCCTCCTATCAATTGa